From Anas acuta chromosome 20, bAnaAcu1.1, whole genome shotgun sequence, a single genomic window includes:
- the CRB2 gene encoding protein crumbs homolog 2 isoform X1, which yields MELKKTTSKVCSAALLLPLFLLFWGTSSSENDSSCSSSPCENGGSCKDLEVGYQCTCPVQPVAYTGTNCEILYDACVKHDCPAHSVCNRTEGLLEYKCICMPGFTGSDCDININECESNPCKDPRFECVDSINGYTCKCRTGLDGEGCQTESSVCSSHPCLNNGTCVEGPGDYVCICQPGFTGAHCKDNIDECASNPCQNGAICRDRVNEYSCFCVPGFQGYNCEIDINECASRPCKNNGTCLNEMDHYLCKCIPGYTGINCDAEIDECASYPCQNGASCIDHVGFYTCTCAPGYRGIQCEVDINECESQPCQHNGTCHDLINSYQCDCSDTGFEGDHCELDILECASEPCLNNATCVEGIKNYSCACWPGYTGQHCEEDVDECAADPCYNGGVCLERSNQSYYGTRPDFPSDFSYSQAAGFQCWCQPGFAGETCFTNIDECESQPCQNGGHCMDLVDGFLCRCLPGYSGVECAVNINECEEGPCKNGAVCEDGIADYTCHCAPSQDGIVWGGKNCSVKLTGCQTHDCQNEALCIPTYQAESHGHLCQCQPGFSDATCSTPTTFSFASRGYLLIELPVNNQSRREIAGDQLASVSLRFRTTLPSAILFYRGYEAEYLFLELFDGILHVGLKREDVGYLLLLEGLRVDDGHWHKVEVVLQSTVQLKLWHDSCEAGVCLRSSSVPHGTASIPHAFLSMYIGGAGDPMASNTHSQQGFVGCLQDVQVDAEAVLPEDLPVNESSPVQLGCERTEWCLSGPCSHGGLCIDLWATFRCDCSRPYGGPACSYERPAATFGLENSTSFASFILSDSLGADFNISFFIRSLKPNGLLLQISNGTDPCLTIYLKNGKLKIEMLSTDTVTFPENVVDGRRHLVALSAQGGIIGAHQSDTYVELGHLGGTPLLAGYEVYIGGHPNPASTDAWGGYFKGCLQDIQLNNHEIEFFQVENYSLPQEQNVNLVNGCISDNTCKSEPCQNGGQCIVTWNDFHCSCPANFTGKFCEERVWCESNPCPEATTCVDVLAGYVCLANATFTSDGAIEFTTNTSVTRTLSSLHVDFRTRDKDAVLLRAVEEVDSLQIAIKNSSLLVAIRSGNSIEGVSFLSKESVTDGAWHTISVSMEEPSALSSRWVVHLDGAVNVTLQGSAGNLDFLKNNAPIVLGENFTGCLGQVKIGGIYLPFTAHLSYPQPEQFQQSSRRTVQLGCTGADVCASSPCLNAGTCQDLFNSFSCACSAGWGGLLCESNIDDCQPNPCVHGNCVDAVADFQCDCFRGYIGKKCDINVDDCVRHQCQNGATCIDRVYGYSCKCLPQFSGPRCEWPFPPEQCGKNFTCLNGGRCITETWGANCSCKPGFTGRNCQININECDPNPCQNGGTCQDSENKYECLCSASYTGERCDINKGTPGAFFPSPLIEVAVPVACGSLLLLSIALIFMVLTARKRRQSEGTYSPSQQEVAGARLEMDSVLKVPPEERLI from the exons ATGGAATTAAAGAAAACTACATCCAAGGTGTGCAGCGCTGCGCTCCTGCTGCcacttttcctcctgttttggG GAACTTCATCCTCTGAAAATGACAGCAGCTGTTCATCATCCCCATGTGAAAATGGAGGGAGCTGCAAGGATTTGGAAGTGGGTTATCAGTGCACCTGCCCCGTGCAGCCTGTAGCCTACACAGGCACAAACTGTGAAATTCTCTATGATGCATGTGTCAAACATGATTGCCCTGCCCACAGCGTTTGCAACAGGACCGAAGGACTCCTGGAATACAAGTGCATCTGTATGCCTGGCTTTACAGGTAGTGATTGTGACATTAATATTAACGAGTGCGAGAGCAACCCCTGTAAAGATCCTCGTTTTGAATGCGTAGATAGTATAAATGGATACACCTGTAAATGCCGAACAGGACTGGATGGAGAAGGCTGCCAAACAGAAAGCTCTGTGTGCTCTAGTCACCCCTGCCTAAATAACGGGACGTGTGTTGAGGGTCCTGGGGACTATGTCTGCATCTGCCAGCCTGGCTTCACCGGGGCCCACTGCAAAGACAACATTGATGAGTGCGCCTCCAACCCGTGCCAGAACGGAGCCATCTGCCGAGACAGGGTGAATGAGTATAGCTGTTTCTGTGTGCCTGGGTTCCAAGGATACAACTGTGAAATAGACATCAACGAGTGTGCGTCCCGGCCCTGTAAAAACAATGGCACCTGCCTGAATGAGATGGATCACTATTTGTGCAAGTGCATCCCTGGCTACACAG GTATAAACTGTGATGCTGAAATAGATGAATGTGCTTCATACCCTTGCCAGAATGGGGCCTCGTGCATAGATCACGTTGGGTTCTACACCTGCACCTGTGCACCTGGTTACCGAGGAATCCAGTGTGAGGTGGACATCAACGAGTGTGAGAGCCAGCCATGCCAGCACAACGGGACATGCCATGACCTCATTAACAG CTACCAGTGTGACTGCAGTGACACAGGCTTTGAAGGGGACCACTGTGAGTTGGATATCCTGGAGTGTGCCTCTGAGCCCTGTCTGAACAATGCCACGTGTGTTGAAGGAATCAAGAACTACAGCTGTGCCTGTTGGCCAG GTTACACAGGACAGCACTGTGAAGAGGACGTGGATGAATGTGCAGCAGATCCCTGTTACAACGGAGGTGTATGCCTCGAACGATCCAACCAGTCCTACTATGGAACACGACCTGACTTCCCCAGTGATTTCAGCTATAGCCAAGCAGCTGGTTTCCAGTGTTGGTGCCAGCCAGGCTTTGCAG GGGAGACCTGCTTTACGAACATTGACGAGTGCGAGTCCCAGCCGTGTCAGAATGGAGGGCACTGCATGGACCTTGTTGATGGCTTTCTTTGCCGTTGCCTACCAGGTTATTCAG GTGTGGAATGTGCTGTTAACATCAATGAGTGTGAGGAGGGTCCCTGCAAGAATGGAGCTGTCTGTGAGGATGGCATTGCTGACTATACCTGCCACTGTGCCCCTAGCCAGGATGGCATTGTATGGGGAGGGAAGAACTGCTCTGTCAAGCTCACTGGGTGCCAGACACATGACTGCCAAAATGAGGCCTTGTGCATCCCCACCTACCAAGCTGAGAGCCACGGCCACCTGTGCCAGTGCCAGCCTGGTTTCTCTGATGCCACATGCTCAACACCAACAACGTTTTCCTTTGCTTCCAGAGGGTATCTCCTCATTGAGCTGCCCGTGAACAATCAGAGCAGGAGGGAGATAGCAGGAGATCAGCTTGCCAGTGTGTCCCTCCGGTTCCGAACCACCTTGCCCAGCGCCATCCTTTTTTACAGAGGCTATGAAGCTGAATACTTGTTCCTGGAGCTCTTTGATGGCATTCTGCATGTGGGACTGAAGAGGGAGGATGTTGGGtacctgctgctcctggaggggCTGAGAGTTGATGATGGCCATTGGCATAAAGTCGAAGTTGTTTTGCAGAGCACTGTGCAGCTGAAGCTCTGGCATGACTCTTGTGAAGCAGGTGTCTGCCTGCGGAGCTCTTCTGTCCCTCACGGCACGGCTTCCATCCCGCACGCCTTCCTCAGCATGTATATCGGAGGTGCTGGGGATCCAATGGCCAGCAACAcacacagccagcagggcttCGTCGGCTGCCTGCAAGACGTGCAGGTGGATGCTGAAGCTGTGCTGCCGGAGGACCTCCCGGTGAACGAGTCATCCCCGGTGCAGCTGGGCTGTGAGCGGACGGAGTGGTGCCTCTCTGGGCCCTGCTCACACGGAGGGCTGTGCATCGACCTCTGGGCAACGTTCAGGTGCGACTGCTCCAGGCCTTACGGAGGCCCTGCGTGCTCCTACG aGCGCCCAGCAGCAACATTTGGCCTGGAGAATTCTACCAGCTTTGCCTCTTTCATCCTTTCTGATAGCCTTGGTGCTGACTTCAATATCTCCTTTTTCATTCGTAGTTTGAAACCTAATGGTTTGCTATTGCAGATCAGCAATGGAACAGACCCTTGCCTCacaatatatttgaaaaatggCAAGCTAAAGATAGAGATGTTATCTACAGATACTGTGACATTTCCAGAAAATGTAGTTGATGGGAGAAGACATTTGGTAGCTCTGTCTGCCCAAGGAGGAATTATTGGTGCCCACCAATCAGACACATACGTGGAGCTGGGACACCTTGGAGGAACACCTCTTTTAGCTGGCTATGAAGTGTATATCGGTGGGCATCCGAACCCAGCCAGCACTGATGCATGGGGAGGCTACTTCAAAGGCTGTTTGCAAGACATCCAGCTGAACAACCATGAAATAGAGTTTTTTCAGGTTGAGAACTACAGCCTCCCACAGGAACAAAATGTGAATCTGGTAAATGGATGCATCTCTGATAACACCTGCAAG tccgAGCCATGTCAGAATGGTGGCCAATGCATCGTCACTTGGAATGATTTCCATTGTAGCTGTCCAGCAAATTTCACTGGGAAATTTTGTGAAGAGAGAGTCTGGTGTGAAAGTAACCCATGTCCTGAAGCTACCACATGTGTAGACGTTCTAGCAGGATATGTGT GTCTGGCTAATGCAACATTTACTAGTGATGGTGCCATTGAATTTACCACCAACACATCAGTGACCAGAACGCTGAGCAGCCTCCACGTGGATTTCAGAACCAGGGACAAAGATGCTGTTTTGCTTCGGGCTGTGGAAGAAGTGGATTCCCTCCAGATAGCCATTAAGAACTCCTCCCTCCTTGTTGCCATCAGGAGTGGGAACAGTATTGAAGGTGTCAGCTTCCTGAGTAAGGAGTCTGTCACGGATGGTGCCTGGCACACAATCTCTGTGTCTATGGAAGAGCCGTCTGCTCTTTCGTCTAGATGGGTGGTTCACTTGGATGGGGCTGTTAATGTGACTCTGCAGGGAAGTGCTGGGAATTTGGACTTCTTAAAGAACAATGCACCAATTGTTCTAGGTGAAAACTTCACAGGCTGCCTCGGACAAGTGAAGATAGGGGGGATCTACCTGCCGTTCACTGCCCACCTCTCATACCCTCAGCCAGAGCAGTTCCAGCAGTCCAGCAGAAGGACCGTCCAGCTGGGCTGCACGGGGGCTGATGTTTGTGCTTCCAGCCCATGCCTCAATGCTGGCACCTGCCAGGACTTGTTCAACTCCTTCAGCTGCGCCTGCagtgctggctggggagggctgcTCTGCGAGTCTAACATTGACGACTGCCAGCCAAACCCTTGTGTTCATGGCAACTGTGTTGATGCAGTAGCAGATTTTCAGTGTGATTGCTTCCGGGGATACATTGGGAAGAAGTGTGACATCAACGTGGATGACTGTGTGCGGCACCAGTGCCAAAATGGAGCCACCTGCATTGATAGGGTTTATGGCTACTCCTGCAAGTGCCTGCCCCAGTTTTCAGGACCTCGCTGCGA atGGCCGTTCCCACCTGAGCAGTGTGGTAAGAACTTCACTTGTCTGAATGGTGGCAGGTGCATCACTGAGACCTGGGGAGCCAACTGCAGCTGCAAGCCAGGTTTCACTGGAAGAAA ttgtCAAATTAATATAAATGAGTGTGATCCAAATCCTTGCCAGAACGGAGGTACATGTCAAGACTCTGAGAACAAATACGAATGTTTGTGCAGTGCCAGCTACACTGGAGAGCGCTGTGACATTAAT aaaggGACTCCAGgtgctttcttcccctccccactAATTGAAGTAGCTGTCCCTGTAGCCTGTGGCTCTTTACTGCTCCTCAGTATTGCTCTCATATTCATGGTTCTCACTGCAAGGAAGAGGCGCCAGTCAGAGGGAACCTACAGCCCAAGTCAGCAAGAAGTGGCAGGAGCTCGGCTGGAGATGGACAGTGTCCTAAAGGTGCCACCTGAAGAGCGGTTAATATAG
- the CRB2 gene encoding protein crumbs homolog 2 isoform X2 yields the protein MELKKTTSKVCSAALLLPLFLLFWGTSSSENDSSCSSSPCENGGSCKDLEVGYQCTCPVQPVAYTGTNCEILYDACVKHDCPAHSVCNRTEGLLEYKCICMPGFTGSDCDININECESNPCKDPRFECVDSINGYTCKCRTGLDGEGCQTESSVCSSHPCLNNGTCVEGPGDYVCICQPGFTGAHCKDNIDECASNPCQNGAICRDRVNEYSCFCVPGFQGYNCEIDINECASRPCKNNGTCLNEMDHYLCKCIPGYTGINCDAEIDECASYPCQNGASCIDHVGFYTCTCAPGYRGIQCEVDINECESQPCQHNGTCHDLINSYQCDCSDTGFEGDHCELDILECASEPCLNNATCVEGIKNYSCACWPGYTGQHCEEDVDECAADPCYNGGVCLERSNQSYYGTRPDFPSDFSYSQAAGFQCWCQPGFAGETCFTNIDECESQPCQNGGHCMDLVDGFLCRCLPGYSGVECAVNINECEEGPCKNGAVCEDGIADYTCHCAPSQDGIVWGGKNCSVKLTGCQTHDCQNEALCIPTYQAESHGHLCQCQPGFSDATCSTPTTFSFASRGYLLIELPVNNQSRREIAGDQLASVSLRFRTTLPSAILFYRGYEAEYLFLELFDGILHVGLKREDVGYLLLLEGLRVDDGHWHKVEVVLQSTVQLKLWHDSCEAGVCLRSSSVPHGTASIPHAFLSMYIGGAGDPMASNTHSQQGFVGCLQDVQVDAEAVLPEDLPVNESSPVQLGCERTEWCLSGPCSHGGLCIDLWATFRCDCSRPYGGPACSYERPAATFGLENSTSFASFILSDSLGADFNISFFIRSLKPNGLLLQISNGTDPCLTIYLKNGKLKIEMLSTDTVTFPENVVDGRRHLVALSAQGGIIGAHQSDTYVELGHLGGTPLLAGYEVYIGGHPNPASTDAWGGYFKGCLQDIQLNNHEIEFFQVENYSLPQEQNVNLVNGCISDNTCKSEPCQNGGQCIVTWNDFHCSCPANFTGKFCEERVWCESNPCPEATTCVDVLAGYVCLANATFTSDGAIEFTTNTSVTRTLSSLHVDFRTRDKDAVLLRAVEEVDSLQIAIKNSSLLVAIRSGNSIEGVSFLSKESVTDGAWHTISVSMEEPSALSSRWVVHLDGAVNVTLQGSAGNLDFLKNNAPIVLGENFTGCLGQVKIGGIYLPFTAHLSYPQPEQFQQSSRRTVQLGCTGADVCASSPCLNAGTCQDLFNSFSCACSAGWGGLLCESNIDDCQPNPCVHGNCVDAVADFQCDCFRGYIGKKCDINVDDCVRHQCQNGATCIDRVYGYSCKCLPQFSGPRCEWPFPPEQCGKNFTCLNGGRCITETWGANCSCKPGFTGRNCQININECDPNPCQNGGTCQDSENKYECLCSASYTGERCDINQPVWAHLSNSSIVGAVGAAGAALLLAVGAATVIVMKRRRATQGRYSPSRQEKDGARVEMWNVIKLPPTERLI from the exons ATGGAATTAAAGAAAACTACATCCAAGGTGTGCAGCGCTGCGCTCCTGCTGCcacttttcctcctgttttggG GAACTTCATCCTCTGAAAATGACAGCAGCTGTTCATCATCCCCATGTGAAAATGGAGGGAGCTGCAAGGATTTGGAAGTGGGTTATCAGTGCACCTGCCCCGTGCAGCCTGTAGCCTACACAGGCACAAACTGTGAAATTCTCTATGATGCATGTGTCAAACATGATTGCCCTGCCCACAGCGTTTGCAACAGGACCGAAGGACTCCTGGAATACAAGTGCATCTGTATGCCTGGCTTTACAGGTAGTGATTGTGACATTAATATTAACGAGTGCGAGAGCAACCCCTGTAAAGATCCTCGTTTTGAATGCGTAGATAGTATAAATGGATACACCTGTAAATGCCGAACAGGACTGGATGGAGAAGGCTGCCAAACAGAAAGCTCTGTGTGCTCTAGTCACCCCTGCCTAAATAACGGGACGTGTGTTGAGGGTCCTGGGGACTATGTCTGCATCTGCCAGCCTGGCTTCACCGGGGCCCACTGCAAAGACAACATTGATGAGTGCGCCTCCAACCCGTGCCAGAACGGAGCCATCTGCCGAGACAGGGTGAATGAGTATAGCTGTTTCTGTGTGCCTGGGTTCCAAGGATACAACTGTGAAATAGACATCAACGAGTGTGCGTCCCGGCCCTGTAAAAACAATGGCACCTGCCTGAATGAGATGGATCACTATTTGTGCAAGTGCATCCCTGGCTACACAG GTATAAACTGTGATGCTGAAATAGATGAATGTGCTTCATACCCTTGCCAGAATGGGGCCTCGTGCATAGATCACGTTGGGTTCTACACCTGCACCTGTGCACCTGGTTACCGAGGAATCCAGTGTGAGGTGGACATCAACGAGTGTGAGAGCCAGCCATGCCAGCACAACGGGACATGCCATGACCTCATTAACAG CTACCAGTGTGACTGCAGTGACACAGGCTTTGAAGGGGACCACTGTGAGTTGGATATCCTGGAGTGTGCCTCTGAGCCCTGTCTGAACAATGCCACGTGTGTTGAAGGAATCAAGAACTACAGCTGTGCCTGTTGGCCAG GTTACACAGGACAGCACTGTGAAGAGGACGTGGATGAATGTGCAGCAGATCCCTGTTACAACGGAGGTGTATGCCTCGAACGATCCAACCAGTCCTACTATGGAACACGACCTGACTTCCCCAGTGATTTCAGCTATAGCCAAGCAGCTGGTTTCCAGTGTTGGTGCCAGCCAGGCTTTGCAG GGGAGACCTGCTTTACGAACATTGACGAGTGCGAGTCCCAGCCGTGTCAGAATGGAGGGCACTGCATGGACCTTGTTGATGGCTTTCTTTGCCGTTGCCTACCAGGTTATTCAG GTGTGGAATGTGCTGTTAACATCAATGAGTGTGAGGAGGGTCCCTGCAAGAATGGAGCTGTCTGTGAGGATGGCATTGCTGACTATACCTGCCACTGTGCCCCTAGCCAGGATGGCATTGTATGGGGAGGGAAGAACTGCTCTGTCAAGCTCACTGGGTGCCAGACACATGACTGCCAAAATGAGGCCTTGTGCATCCCCACCTACCAAGCTGAGAGCCACGGCCACCTGTGCCAGTGCCAGCCTGGTTTCTCTGATGCCACATGCTCAACACCAACAACGTTTTCCTTTGCTTCCAGAGGGTATCTCCTCATTGAGCTGCCCGTGAACAATCAGAGCAGGAGGGAGATAGCAGGAGATCAGCTTGCCAGTGTGTCCCTCCGGTTCCGAACCACCTTGCCCAGCGCCATCCTTTTTTACAGAGGCTATGAAGCTGAATACTTGTTCCTGGAGCTCTTTGATGGCATTCTGCATGTGGGACTGAAGAGGGAGGATGTTGGGtacctgctgctcctggaggggCTGAGAGTTGATGATGGCCATTGGCATAAAGTCGAAGTTGTTTTGCAGAGCACTGTGCAGCTGAAGCTCTGGCATGACTCTTGTGAAGCAGGTGTCTGCCTGCGGAGCTCTTCTGTCCCTCACGGCACGGCTTCCATCCCGCACGCCTTCCTCAGCATGTATATCGGAGGTGCTGGGGATCCAATGGCCAGCAACAcacacagccagcagggcttCGTCGGCTGCCTGCAAGACGTGCAGGTGGATGCTGAAGCTGTGCTGCCGGAGGACCTCCCGGTGAACGAGTCATCCCCGGTGCAGCTGGGCTGTGAGCGGACGGAGTGGTGCCTCTCTGGGCCCTGCTCACACGGAGGGCTGTGCATCGACCTCTGGGCAACGTTCAGGTGCGACTGCTCCAGGCCTTACGGAGGCCCTGCGTGCTCCTACG aGCGCCCAGCAGCAACATTTGGCCTGGAGAATTCTACCAGCTTTGCCTCTTTCATCCTTTCTGATAGCCTTGGTGCTGACTTCAATATCTCCTTTTTCATTCGTAGTTTGAAACCTAATGGTTTGCTATTGCAGATCAGCAATGGAACAGACCCTTGCCTCacaatatatttgaaaaatggCAAGCTAAAGATAGAGATGTTATCTACAGATACTGTGACATTTCCAGAAAATGTAGTTGATGGGAGAAGACATTTGGTAGCTCTGTCTGCCCAAGGAGGAATTATTGGTGCCCACCAATCAGACACATACGTGGAGCTGGGACACCTTGGAGGAACACCTCTTTTAGCTGGCTATGAAGTGTATATCGGTGGGCATCCGAACCCAGCCAGCACTGATGCATGGGGAGGCTACTTCAAAGGCTGTTTGCAAGACATCCAGCTGAACAACCATGAAATAGAGTTTTTTCAGGTTGAGAACTACAGCCTCCCACAGGAACAAAATGTGAATCTGGTAAATGGATGCATCTCTGATAACACCTGCAAG tccgAGCCATGTCAGAATGGTGGCCAATGCATCGTCACTTGGAATGATTTCCATTGTAGCTGTCCAGCAAATTTCACTGGGAAATTTTGTGAAGAGAGAGTCTGGTGTGAAAGTAACCCATGTCCTGAAGCTACCACATGTGTAGACGTTCTAGCAGGATATGTGT GTCTGGCTAATGCAACATTTACTAGTGATGGTGCCATTGAATTTACCACCAACACATCAGTGACCAGAACGCTGAGCAGCCTCCACGTGGATTTCAGAACCAGGGACAAAGATGCTGTTTTGCTTCGGGCTGTGGAAGAAGTGGATTCCCTCCAGATAGCCATTAAGAACTCCTCCCTCCTTGTTGCCATCAGGAGTGGGAACAGTATTGAAGGTGTCAGCTTCCTGAGTAAGGAGTCTGTCACGGATGGTGCCTGGCACACAATCTCTGTGTCTATGGAAGAGCCGTCTGCTCTTTCGTCTAGATGGGTGGTTCACTTGGATGGGGCTGTTAATGTGACTCTGCAGGGAAGTGCTGGGAATTTGGACTTCTTAAAGAACAATGCACCAATTGTTCTAGGTGAAAACTTCACAGGCTGCCTCGGACAAGTGAAGATAGGGGGGATCTACCTGCCGTTCACTGCCCACCTCTCATACCCTCAGCCAGAGCAGTTCCAGCAGTCCAGCAGAAGGACCGTCCAGCTGGGCTGCACGGGGGCTGATGTTTGTGCTTCCAGCCCATGCCTCAATGCTGGCACCTGCCAGGACTTGTTCAACTCCTTCAGCTGCGCCTGCagtgctggctggggagggctgcTCTGCGAGTCTAACATTGACGACTGCCAGCCAAACCCTTGTGTTCATGGCAACTGTGTTGATGCAGTAGCAGATTTTCAGTGTGATTGCTTCCGGGGATACATTGGGAAGAAGTGTGACATCAACGTGGATGACTGTGTGCGGCACCAGTGCCAAAATGGAGCCACCTGCATTGATAGGGTTTATGGCTACTCCTGCAAGTGCCTGCCCCAGTTTTCAGGACCTCGCTGCGA atGGCCGTTCCCACCTGAGCAGTGTGGTAAGAACTTCACTTGTCTGAATGGTGGCAGGTGCATCACTGAGACCTGGGGAGCCAACTGCAGCTGCAAGCCAGGTTTCACTGGAAGAAA ttgtCAAATTAATATAAATGAGTGTGATCCAAATCCTTGCCAGAACGGAGGTACATGTCAAGACTCTGAGAACAAATACGAATGTTTGTGCAGTGCCAGCTACACTGGAGAGCGCTGTGACATTAAT CAGCCAGTGTGGGCGCACCTTAGTAACTCCTCCATTGTGGGAGCTGtcggggctgcaggggctgcccttCTCCTTGCAGTTGGTGCAGCCACGGTGATTGTCatgaagaggaggagagcaACTCAGGGAAGATACAGTCCAAGCCGGCAGGAAAAAGACGGGGCTCGAGTGGAAATGTGGAACGTAATCAAGCTGCCACCAACTGAGAGGCTGATATAA